One window from the genome of Helicoverpa armigera isolate CAAS_96S chromosome 4, ASM3070526v1, whole genome shotgun sequence encodes:
- the LOC135116860 gene encoding larval cuticle protein 16/17-like isoform X2, which yields MISMVVFVHTAPRQPRLSLAEYVGPSYSYNNIDGNPGMYSFGYDVMDPETGNAQYRSEERHANGTVTGTYGYIDPYGKPVKYRYIADSLGYRVYSDVITNRPLPLPLVLNEPTEPSVTWTRPPKPHKNNVITHLVSQIGNLLTDNNFV from the exons ATGATATCAATGGTGGTCTTCGTGCACACAGCTCCCAGGCAACCTCGGCTTTCGTTAGCAGAATACGTTGGACCAAGCTATTCATACAATAACATTGATG GAAATCCTGGCATGTATTCCTTCGGTTACGACGTAATGGATCCTGAGACTGGCAATGCTCAGTACCGTTCTGAAGAAAGGCATGCCAATGGAACGGTCACTGGCACATATGGCTACATAGATCCTTATGGCAAACCTGTGAAGTACAGGTACATTGCTGATAGCTTGGGTTACAG GGTATATTCAGACGTGATAACAAACAGACCGTTGCCATTGCCCCTCGTTTTAAATGAACCAACAGAACCCTCGGTCACATGGACTCGACCACCGAAACCACATAAGAACAATGTTATCACCCATCTAGTGTCACAAATTGGAAATCTCTTAACTGACAATAATTTTGTCTAG
- the LOC135116858 gene encoding uncharacterized protein LOC135116858, whose amino-acid sequence MNRIKVNNRHLWNFYVFPLMFFTTVACFPTSRPDLEAQPEIRDEKHFPNGTVVGRYTYMDNEGNPIQVKYYADDASYGVELKSIKVVDSTGDSSLVSAVSANTNSQISPNSQPNKLDFNLMRNVESDAKISSTNMLHANTNMPMIEAGQSGAKYRINEPIYNFPNREGTKTNRYKVEKPNPDYEIFYQNELKGPKKCNKDKVRVYFDKENRNIRSVSVNSFEADKFCEQF is encoded by the exons atgaaCCGTATCAAGGTGAATAACAGGCATTTGTGGAATTTCTATGTGTTTCCTTTGATGTTCTTTACAACTGTGGCAT GTTTTCCAACTAGCAGACCAGATCTGGAGGCGCAGCCTGAGATAAGAGATGAGAAGCACTTTCCTAATGGCACAGTAGTTGGTAGATATACGTATATGGACAATGAAGGAAATCCAATACAAGTGAAGTATTACGCAGACGATGCAAGCTATGG AGTGGAGTTAAAGAGCATTAAAGTTGTGGATTCAACAGGCGATTCATCACTAGTGTCAGCAGTTAGTGCAAATACAAATAGTCAGATTAGTCCGAATAGCCAACCTAATAAATTGGACTTCAATTTGATGAGGAATGTCGAATCTGATGCAAAGATATCGTCTACAAACATGCTACATGCTAATACCAACATGCCTATGATCGAAGCTGGGCAATCTGGCGCCAAATACAGAATCAATGAACCAATATACAATTTCCCAAACAGAGAAGGAACCAAAACGAATCGCTATAAAGTTGAGAAACCCAATCCTGATTATGAGATATTCTATCAAAATGAACTGAAAGGTCCTAAGAAGTGCAACAAGGATAAAGTTCGCGTTTATTTCGATAAAGAAAATAGGAACATTCGTAGTGTTTCAGTCAACAGTTTCGAAGCTGACAAGTTTTGTGAGCAATTCTAA
- the LOC135116860 gene encoding larval cuticle protein 16/17-like isoform X1, protein MEGFIKVFLMISMVVFVHTAPRQPRLSLAEYVGPSYSYNNIDGNPGMYSFGYDVMDPETGNAQYRSEERHANGTVTGTYGYIDPYGKPVKYRYIADSLGYRVYSDVITNRPLPLPLVLNEPTEPSVTWTRPPKPHKNNVITHLVSQIGNLLTDNNFV, encoded by the exons ATGGAAGGATTTATTAAG gtttttCTGATGATATCAATGGTGGTCTTCGTGCACACAGCTCCCAGGCAACCTCGGCTTTCGTTAGCAGAATACGTTGGACCAAGCTATTCATACAATAACATTGATG GAAATCCTGGCATGTATTCCTTCGGTTACGACGTAATGGATCCTGAGACTGGCAATGCTCAGTACCGTTCTGAAGAAAGGCATGCCAATGGAACGGTCACTGGCACATATGGCTACATAGATCCTTATGGCAAACCTGTGAAGTACAGGTACATTGCTGATAGCTTGGGTTACAG GGTATATTCAGACGTGATAACAAACAGACCGTTGCCATTGCCCCTCGTTTTAAATGAACCAACAGAACCCTCGGTCACATGGACTCGACCACCGAAACCACATAAGAACAATGTTATCACCCATCTAGTGTCACAAATTGGAAATCTCTTAACTGACAATAATTTTGTCTAG
- the LOC110374848 gene encoding cuticle protein 8: MRMFLVLACVSAAVAVAVPVEYGGYYGHAPVAVHAAPVVHAAPVIHAAPVVHAAPLVHAVQAEPISYPKYAFNYGVKDPHTGDIKSQQEERDGDVVKGSYSLVEPDGSTRTVAYSADDHTGFNAVVHKSGHAVHPQQVAVAHAAPIHYAAAPIAVASYGHGYGH; encoded by the exons ATGCGG ATGTTTTTGGTGCTAGCATGCGTGAGCGCAGCGGTGGCGGTGGCTGTACCAGTCGAGTACGGCGGGTACTACGGGCACGCGCCGGTCGCGGTACACGCCGCCCCAGTGGTACACGCCGCCCCTGTAATCCATGCAGCGCCAGTGGTACACGCTGCCCCATTGGTACATGCGGTACAAGCTGAGCCTATT tcTTATCCAAAGTACGCGTTCAACTACGGAGTGAAGGACCCGCACACCGGCGACATAAAGTCACAGCAAGAAGAGCGTGACGGAGACGTCGTTAAAG GAAGCTACTCGCTAGTTGAGCCCGACGGTTCTACTCGAACGGTTGCGTACTCCGCTGACGACCACACCGGTTTCAACGCAGTCGTACACAAGTCTGGACATGCGGTTCATCCG cAACAAGTGGCAGTAGCGCATGCGGCTCCTATTCACTACGCGGCTGCACCCATCGCAGTGGCTTCCTACGGCCATGGCTACGGCCACTAG
- the LOC135116859 gene encoding uncharacterized protein LOC135116859 — protein MVTIDSIMLHFHFDHSKVPRTTIDDITPQEVSLKCSNFSTDVQCVATFIIETQRQGQTNKKRTESVQTGRSSIKDSKLLLLMAVRMPTNYIKLPNVKCDASRIFTRTIHTQTEKIYESDLETNTDSFSKDSSDYKSCINKYIHDDDEVILLWLCKLDDAEKVFSVTLLGEDKRRGYCYIGDAVHVRDKQDPSLLYDRSECLIVKSSAVSDLYDERGRITAIVSMIG, from the exons ATGGTCACAATTGACTCCATAATGCTGCATTTTCATTTTGACCATTCCAAAGTACCAAGAACGACCATAGATGACATCACCCCTCAAGAAGTTTCCCTTAAATGTTCGAACTTCTCAACAGACGTTCAATGCGTAGCAACATTTATAATAGAGACCCAAAG GCAGGGCCAGACTAACAAGAAGAGAACAGAGTCAGTACAGACTGGTCGCAGTTCTATAAAAGACTCCAAGTTACTGCTTTTGATGGCAGTGAGAATGCCAACGAATTATATAAAACTGCCGAATGTGAAATGTGATGCATCACGAATCTTCACCAGGACCATCCATACACAGACTGAGAAAATTTACGAAAGCGATTTAGAA ACTAATACAGATAGTTTTAGCAAGGACAGCAGTGACTACAAGTCATGCattaacaaatacatacatgaTGACGATGAAGTTATTCTTCTGTGGCTCTGTAAATTAGATGACGCAGAAAAGGTGTTTAGT GTAACACTTTTGGGTGAAGACAAGAGACGTGGCTATTGTTACATTGGCGATGCTGTCCATGTTAGGGACAAGCAAGATCCTTCATTACTCTACGACAGGTCTGAGTGCCTCATAGTCAAGTCATCTGCCGTCAGTGACCTCTACGATGAACGCGGACGTATTACCGCTATTGTTAGCATGATaggataa